GCTCTAAATTATTGTAGCGAGTCGTCGTTGAATTTCCCCAGAGATGGCTGACGTATCATAATCGTTTTTTTAGGAGCGACACATGAGCGATGAGCGAGGAATGAATGATATAATGCGTCAGCCCTATACGTTTCACCCTTTCGGGTAACGGTCTAGTGCGAAATGAGTACCTTTGCGTCGCTTGTTCATAAGATGAGTGGTCCTTAATATGAGTCTCCCTTGTAACGAATACGATCGACTGAGTCCTCCAGCAGAGACACGTCCCCGAGTAGACGAAGCTCTATATCAGGGGCTACATCCCTATGTAGAGTCTGCCAAGGCCTTGGCTCGGCTTACTTACAAGTCCCTCTATATCATCGACTACAACAAGCTAAACTTCCTCTATATCTCTAGCAACCCGCTCTTCCTCTGTGGCGAGTCTGTAGACGAAGTGATGAGCGAGGGGTATCAGTTTTACTATCGTCATGTGCCTGAGGAGGATCTAGCATTCCTCGAGCGTGTCAATCGGGCAGGCTTCGAATTCTTTAAGGAGATAGCCGTCTCGGAGCGTACGGACTACACCATCTCTTACAACTTTCGGATCATACCCGCCGAGTCTAAAGAACCGCTCTTGATCAATCATCAGCTCACGCCACTCAAGCTAGACTCAGAGGGTAACATTTGGCTGTCGCTCTGTCTCGTCTCTCTAGCTCACACACGAGAGGTAGGGGAGGCGTATATCTCTGCGGTCAACTCAGGTAAGCGATGGAGGCTCTCCTCAAAAAGTGGTCGCTGGAGGCAGATCGAAGACCTCACACTCAGTGAACACGAAAAAGCCGTAATCAGTCTAGCACACCAAGGCTTGTCTGTGGGAGAAATCGCACAAATCATCCACCGCTCAGAAGACTCCGTCAAGGGGTACCGCAAGGCTCTCTTTCAGAAGCTGGGTGTGGGCAATATCGCCGAGGCCATCGCCGTAGCCACCAGTCGCAAACTAATCTGACTCGCCCTAGCCTGAGCTATATGTTATAGAGATATATGCAGAGAGCCCGCTCACGAGACAAAAGGCTATGCTCGCTCTTGATGATACTCATAGAGCATGATCAATCTTAACGTGATTGCCTTAGCTGGCTTATGGAGAAGCTAGAAATTTAGTTGTACTTTTGTCCTGCATTACGAGATGTGTCGCTACGGCTTGGTGACAGAATGACTTGTCTGGCTGGGCTGTGCGCTTGTAGTTGCTATTTGGCAAGGTTGTTGCATAGTCTTGTGATAGAAATATAGAGCTAATATGAAAAAGGACAATAAGAAGGGTGGCAACTGTACAGAGCCACAACATATAGATCCCGATCAGGAGAATCAGACAAAGCAAGAGACGTCAGAGCAGGCGTGCGATGCAGCCGCAGCTACTGAGACGGATACAGCAGCGCCTGAGTGTGAGGAAACGCAGAAGATTGCTGAGCTACAGGAGTCGCTAGACAAGCTCAATGATCAGCATCTCCGTATGCTGGCTGAGTACGATAACTATCGCAAGCGTACGCTACAGGAGAAGAGCGACCTGATCAAGAATGGGGGAGAGCGTGTCCTCAAGGAGCTACTCCCGATAGTGGACGACTTCGAGCTAGCGGTCAAACATGCCCATGAGAGCAAGAGTGAGGAGGATCCGATCGTAGAGGGTCTACTCCTTATATATAATAAGCTGATCGGTTTCCTAGAGAAGCAGGGTGTCGTGATGATCGAGGCGACGGGCTGTCCCTTTGACGATAACCTACACGAGGCTGTGGCAATGATTCCGGCACCTACTCCAGAGCAGAAGGGGCAGGTGATCGATTGCGTCCGTACGGGCTATATGCTTCACGATAAGGTGCTACGCCACGCGCATGTGGTGGTCGGCAACTAAGAGGCATGGAGCTTTGATCTGCACAAGATAGATATATGGCAACGAAGAAAGACTACTATGAGCTGCTGGGCGTCTCACGAGACGCTTCGGCAGATGAAATAAAGAAGGCTTACCGCAAGCAAGCCTTAAAGTATCACCCTGACCGCAACCCTGGTGACAAGGAGGCGGAGGAGCACTTTAAGGAGGTTGCGGAGGCTTATGATGTGCTGAGTGATCCCGACAAGAAGAGTCGCTATGATCAGTTTGGACATAGTGGCGTAGATGGAGCTGGTGGCTTCGGTGGCTTCAGCGGTGGTGGCTTTACGGTAGATGATATATTCTCCCGTTTTGGCGACATCTTCGGAGGTGGCTTTGGCGATTACTTCGGAGGCGGCGGTGCTGGCTCCGGTAGGGTGCAGCGTCCTGTGGGTAGCGACCTGCGCGTTACGGTGCGTCTCACGCTCGAGGAAATCAATAGCGGGGTAGACAAGAAGCTACGTGTCAAGAAGTTGATACAGTGTGATGGCTGTCATGGTCAGGGCACTACGGAGAGCGATGGCAAGCGTAGCTGCTCGACTTGTGGAGGCGCTGGTGTCGTCTATGACGTGAGGAACTCGATCTTTGGTCAGATGCGCACGCAGACCACTTGCCCCACATGTGGAGGTGCTGGCGAGGTGGTCACGAAGCCTTGCGCTAAGTGTCACGGCAAGGGTGTGACGAAAGGTGAGGAGGTTATCTCCTTCCACATCCCAGCAGGTGTCGTGGGCGGTATGCAGCTGACGCTGCAGGGCAAGGGTAATGCAGCTCCCCAAGATGGTATACCTGGTGATCTGCTCGTAGTGATCCAAGAGGAGCAGCACAAGGACTTCATACGCAATGGCAATGACCTGATCTACAACCTCCTGATACCTATTCACACGGCGATACGTGGTGGACAGGTGACAGTGCCAACGATAGATGGTAGTGCACGCCTCAAGATAGAGCCTGGTACGCAGCCCGGCAAGGTGCTCCGTATGCGTGGCAAGGGTCTCCCCTCGGTACAGGGTTATGGACGTGGCGACCTGATGGTCAATGTGAATGTCTTCATCCCACAGCAGACCTCTGCAGAGGATGAAAAACTGATCGACCAATTAGCACAGTCGGAGCACTTTAATCCGACGGAAGCCGATCGTCAGGCTATAGACAAGAAGTATAGGGAGATGCTTGAGTAAGCATCTCCTATACCTCATATATATGGGTAACAAAGACCGCTAATCGTATGGTACGAATGAACGCTCTGTGGGCTAGACTCACACTCCTTATAGCATCGCTCTGTATCGCGCTGAGCAGCACTGCCTCGGCGCAGGAGCCGCTCAGTACAGACTCGCTGATTGGTGCGACTGCCGATGGGTATCATCGTATCAGTATACTACTCTGTACGCCCTCGCAGGCAGATGCCTACACGATCTATGGACACGCAGCGATGCGCGTGCGTAGCTTAGAGGATCTGGAGGACGACTATGTGTACAACTACGGGGTCTTTGACTTTGACCAACCAGGCTTTTACACGAAGTTTATCAAGGGCGAGACGGACGGTTACTTCGTGCAGCAGGAGCCGTGGGACTACTTCCTCTACCGCTACCATGCTTATGGACAAAACATCTATGAGCTGGAGCTAGATCTCTCTCCCGAGCAGGAAGAGGCGATACGCAGTTACCTAGCGTGGAACATCAAAGAGGAGAATAAGTACTACCTCTACAACTTCGCCTTTGACAACTGTGCTACACGGCCATACTCTATTGTCAAGCAAACGCTCCCTAAGGGGTGGCGCATAGAGTTGCCTCAAGTGGCAAAAGAAGAGTCGCTACGCAGTCTCATAGACGCCTATGCGGACTATCACCCGTGGTATCGTCTCGGTACGCAGCTTGCCCTGGGAGCGCCTGCCGACACGATTATGACGGTCGAGGATCGCCTCTTCCTACCGATGGAGATGGATCGTCTCTTACAGCAAGCGACAATCGTCTCTCCGACTGGTACGAAGCCACTCGTGAGTAATCGGATCGTCTATGATACCCCGACACCAGCACCACAGCCTGTAGCTCACTGGTGGCTGGAGCCTGTCCTATGGATGTCGCTCCTACTGGTCGTCTCGGGCGTGCTGTGCTACTTGCGTCGTAGCCGCTACTGGACATTGCTCTGGATGACGGGATACGCTTGTGCTGGCTGCATCTTGAGCTTTCTAACCTTCGTCTCGATACATCCCTGCACCGATCCTAACTACAACTTGCTGGTCTTTCATCCACTCCTCCTCTTGGCTTGGTTTGCTTTGGGCCGGGGAGGCAAGGCCCAAAGCATCGCACGGTACTTTCACTCGGCAAATGCTCTGGCCGTAGCACTCTACCTAATCTTGGTCGCCTGTGCCGTGCAGACCAGTTCGCTACCCATCATCTTGCTTGCCCTCAACTCGGCACTCCTCTCGGTAGCCTACCTAACCTATTCCAAACGATTCACACAGCGCAGATGAGACCTATTCGCTATCTCCTCCTCACATTAAGCTGTCTGCTACCGCTGGCACTATCTGCACAGCGCACGAGACCTGACATACTGGTGCAGATCTATGTCAAGGGACTACGCACCGACCTGCTGGATAGTTATCGAGCAGGGTGGGGTGGCAATGGCCTGAACGGAGTGATGAAGCAGGGAACGGTAGCACCCGACATTCGCTATCCATACCCGTTGCTAGACGAGGTGGCGCAACTGGCTTCGCTCTCGGCTGGTGCTATGCCAGAGATACATGGTGTGTACCAAGCTGAGCGGTATGATGCGGTGACGCAGCGGTCGGAGTCTACCTTTGCGAATAGAGACTATCGGGGCATCAACAGCGCAGAGCAGCTAGCTCCCGCAGGTGCCTTGCGTAGCGAACTGCTCACAGACGTACTCAGAGGCTCTTCGCAGGGCGATGCGATTGTCTATGCCATAGCGAGCCGTGCCAACGATGCCATTGCTGTGGCGGGACACGATGCCGAGGGTGCTATATGGATCGATAAGCATAGTGGCTGGTGGGCTACGACCAACTTCTACGGCGGTTTGCCTGCCTTGGCTCTCAAGGCAAATAATGAGCAGCGCATGCTGGGCGGACGTACGACACCGACTGTCTGGAAACCTCTCTCGAAAGGCGCGAAGGAGGGTAGCTTTGCGCATACCTTCGAAGGTGCTTGGCGCATGAGCGACCTCTTGACCTCTCCCTTTGCCAATGATGCGATCACAGACCTATCTAAGGAGTTCATACGCTACGCTCACAAAGCGCGCCACACGTCGCCTACGCTCATCGTTATGGTCTTAGACCTGGAGGTGGGTGCCCGTGGGGTAGCCTATGCGGACTATTCGCCAGAGCAGCAAGATGCCTACGCTCGGCTTAATGAGCAGGTACATCAGATCACTGCACTGCTACAAGAGTTGTATGGTGCGGACCACTATGCGCTCAATATCGTTGGAGTTCCTGTTGCGAACTTAGCTCAGCCGAAGGCTCCTTCTCGTCGCTCGGTCGTCACCTTCGACCCTGCCAAGTGTATCGCTCTGGCTAATCTCTACCTCTCAGCCATCTATGGGCGCAATGACTGGGTCATGGCCTACAGCCACCAGACGCTTCACCTAAATAAGAAGGAGATAGCAGATAAGAAGGTAGATATGCAGGATATGAGCAATAATCTTGCTACTTTTGTATCCGAGATGGAAGGTGTCATCGGGGCAATCCCCGCATATCAACTACAGAGAGGGCTATCACAGCCTGCCTGGGCTAAGCCTTTGTACTCGCATAGTTATCGTAGCTATGCGGGTGATGTGCTACTGGCTCTAGCACCTTTTGCAGAGGTGGCGGGAGAGAAGCCAGGCGTCGAGCAGCAGAGGCAGCGTCATGTCACGGCTCCTTTTATCCTGATGGCTCCTGGTGTAGCTTCGCAGAGGCTTACGGAGCCTATATCGTACGATGCGGTCGCCCCTTCGCTCGCATACCTTCTTTGTGTCCCTCAGCCGATGAGTGCTGACGGCACGCCACTCTTTATCCTATTCAATCAGAAATAATCAACCACTTATGGCTCTCAGTAATATCATCACAAAGCTCTTTGGTAGTAAGTCTCAGCGAGACCTCAAGGAGATAACACCCTACATTAAGAAGATCAAGGAGGTCGAACCCTCCATACAGGCTCTCAGCGATGATGCTCTGAGAGATCGCACACAGCAGCTGCGCAACGAGATCAACGAGTACGTTGCCTCGGAGCGTGCAGAGATTGCTAAGCTCAAAGAGGGCATCGAAGATCTCGACATAGACGCTCGCGAGGAGGCTTGGTCTAAGATTGATAAGATAGAGAAGGACGTCCTGGAGAAGATCGAGGTCAAGCTCGACGAGATCCTCCCTACGGCCTTTGCTATTGTCAAGGAGACTGCACGACGCTTTGCCAATAATGAACAGATCGTCGTCACTGCCACGCAGATGGATAGAGATCTGTCGATAGACCACGACTTCGTGGAGATCGATGGCGACAAGGCGATCTACCACAACCACTGGGTAGCAGGAGGCAACGAGATCACTTGGGATATGGTACACTACGATGTACAGCTCATCGGTGGTGTCGTACTGCACAAGGGTAAGATAGCCGAGATGGCGACGGGTGAGGGTAAAACGCTCGTAGCTACGCTGCCTGTCTTCCTCAATGCGCTACCAGGCAATGGTGTCCATGTGGTCACGGTCAATGACTATCTGGCTAAGCGTGACTCTGAGTGGATGGGGCCGCTCTATATGTTCCACGGGCTGAGCGTCGACTGTATCGACAAGCACAAGCCCAATAGCGAGGGGCGCCGCAAGGCTTACAATGCAGACATCACCTTCGGTACGAACAATGAGTTCGGCTTTGACTACCTGAGAGACAACATGGCGACAGCCCCCTCAGACCTCGTGCAGCGTCCGCACAACTACGCCATTGTGGATGAGGTGGACTCGGTCCTTATCGACGATGCTCGTACGCCTCTGATCATATCTGGTCCTACGCCTCAGGGGGAGGATCAGCTCTTTGAGGAGTATCTGCCCAATGTTGAGAAGGTGGTCAACGCTCAGAAAGATTTAGTCTCTAAGCTACTCGTAGAGGCGAAGAAGAAGATCGGTAGTGAGGACAAGAAAGAGGTAGACGAGGGCTTCCTACTCCTCTTCCGTGTCTTCAAGGGACTACCTAAGTACAAGCCTCTCATCAAGTACCTCAGTGAGCCAGGCATCAAAGCTTCTATGCTCAAGACCGAGGAGATCTATATGGCGGAGAACATGCGCCAGATGCACATCGTCACCGATCCCCTCTACTTCGTCATCGACGAGAAGATGAATAGCATCACCCTCACCGATAAGGGTATCGAGATGCTTTCGAAGGGTGCAGAGGATGCCTCCTTCTTCGTCCTGCCAGACATTGCATCTCAGCTAGCAGAGTTGGAGGGCGAGCACCTCGCTCCCTCTGAGTATGCTGCTAAGAAGGACGAGCTAATCACCAACTACGCGATCAAGAGCGAGCGTGTCCACACGGTCAATCAGCTCTTTAAGGCTTACGCTCTCTTCGAGCGCGATGATCAGTATGTGGTGATGGACAATAAGGTGATGATCGTCGATGAGCAGACCGGTCGTCTCATGGATGGCCGTCGCTACTCGGATGGTCTGCACCAAGCTATCGAGGCTAAGGAGCGCGTCAAGGTCGAGGCCGCTACGCAGACCTTTGCGACCATTACGCTGCAAAACTACTTCCGTATGTATCACAAGCTGGCGGGTATGACCGGTACGGCTGAGACCGAGGCGGGAGAGTTTTGGGACATCTACAAGCTCGACGTAGTGGTCATCCCGACCAATCGCCCCGTGATTCGTGATGATCAGAACGATCGTATCTACAAGACGGCTCGCGAGAAGTACAATGCAGTCATCGAGGAGATCGAGCGACTCATAGCGGCTGGTCGTCCAGTGCTAGTGGGTACCACTTCGGTCGACATCAGTGAGTTGCTCAGTCGTATGCTTTCGCTGCGCAAGATCCCCCACCAGGTGCTCAATGCTAAGCTACACCAGAAGGAGGCCGACATCGTCGCTCAGGCTGGTCAAGCTGGCACCGTGACCATCGCAACCAACATGGCTGGTCGTGGTACCGATATCAAGCTTTCGCCAGAGGTGCGTGAGGCTGGTGGACTAGCCATCATCGGTACCGAGCGACATGAGTCACGCCGTGTGGATAGACAGTTGCGTGGTCGTGCTGGTCGTCAGGGAGACCCCGGTAGCTCTGTCTTCTTCATCTCGCTAGAGGATCACTTGATGCGACTCTTTGCGAGTGATCGTATTGCTTCGCTGATGGATCGTATGGGCTTTGGCGAGGGTGAAGCTCTTGAGAATAAGATGCTCAGCAACTCTGTAGAGCGTGCGCAGAAGAAGGTCGAGGAGAACAACTTCGGTATCCGTAAGCGCCTCCTAGAGTACGATGATGTGATGAACTCACAGCGTAAGGGTATCTACGAGAAGCGTCGCCACGCCTTGATGGGCGAGCGCATCGGCATGGACGTCCTCAACATGCTCTACGACGTGACCGAGGCGATTGTCAATAAGAATAAGGAGGCGGACGACTACGAGGGCTTCCGCGACGAACTCCTCTCGGTGCTGGCCGTAGAGACTGAGCTGACTCCTGAAGCCTTCAAGTCGAGCCATACGAATGAAGTGGTCGACAAGACCTTTGAGACAGTCTATCAGGCACTCAACCACAAGGGCGAGAAGATCGCCACGGTCGCTTACCCGATCCTGCACAACCTCTACGAGACGCAGGGCGACAAGTTCAAGCGCATCATCATACCGATCACGGATGGTAATAAGGTGTACAATATCCCTTGCGACCTCGCTGAGGCAGACCGCACAGAGGGCAAGAGCATCGTCAAGGAGTTTCACAAGACGATCATGCTCTACACCCTCGATGATGCCTGGAAGGAGCACCTCCGTGAGATGGACGAGCTGCGTAACTCTGTGCAAAACGCTAGCTACGAGAACAAGGACCCACTCCTCATCTACAAGCTAGAGTCTTACGACCTCTTTAGTGCTATGCTTGACGGGCTCAACCGCAAGACCGCTACCATCCTCACGCGTGGTCGCATACCGCTACCCGCTGACGATGAGACCGGCTCTAGTCTCTCCGTCCGTGAGGCACAGACCGAGCGACGCACAGATCGTAGCCAGTATCGTGAGACCAAGGACGAGATCGCTAGCCAGCAGGAGGCACAGCGTCAAGCTGGAGAAGCCGCCACACAGGCTTCACAGCCTAAGGCTCAGCCTATCGTCAAGGAGCAAAAGATCGGTCGCAACGACCCATGTCCTTGCGGTAGCGGTAAGAAGTATAAGAATTGTCACGGGCGCAACGCCTAGACATCATCATATAGGGGCAGGCTTTGGCAAGAAGCTTTGCCCCTTTTTGCTATTTCCCAAAAAGTCAATAGGGACGCAGTAGGGTGGTGCACGACGCTACCTTTGCTTTGATCCCCCACACAGCGTAAGACTATGATTTACTCCATGACAGGATATGGTAGCAGTCAGCTACTCCTAGAGGGTGTCACCTACGAGGTCTCAATCCGCTCCGTCAATAGCAAGCAGCTAGACCTCTCGCTCCGACTCCCCTCCATCCTACGAGACCGAGAGATAGAGCTTCGTGGCATCTTGATCCCCGCACTCTTCAGAGGCAAGGTCGACGTGACCATTCGCACGGCCGATAATTCGCTAGGCACCTCCCCACAGGTACAGATCAATGCGCCTCTCCTCCATGCTTACTACGATCAGATCCATAGTGCCATAGAGGCCGAAGGCATCCCGCAGCCCGAAGACCTGACACGTCTCTTGCTCAGCTACCCAGGCGTCATCGTAGAGCAAGGCGAGACGCCCCTCACCGACGAAGATATGCAGCTACTGAGTCAAGCTATCGGGGAGGCGGTTGATCAGTTCAACGCTTTTAGAGAGCAAGAGGGCGCATCGCTCGAGCGCATCTTTGTGGAGAAGCTAGACCGCATCGCGGCCTTACTCGCAGAGGTCGATCCCTACGAGCAGAGCCGCATCACAGACCTACGGAGCAAGCTCGAGGAGCGATTAGCCCAGCTCACCTCCATACAGTACGACGAGGCTAGGCTAGAGCAGGAACTCATCTACTACATCGAGAAGCTAGACATCAGCGAGGAGAAGAACCGACTCGCCAACCATATCCGCTACTTCCGTGAGGTGCTAGCCCAGACTGGCGATCCCGATCCCTCTAGGGGCAAGAAGCTCGGCTTCATCGCTCAGGAGATGGGACGTGAGATCAACACCCTAGGGTCTAAGAGCAACAACGCCGCCATGCAGCAGCTCGTCGTCCAGATGAAAGACGAGCTAGAGCAGATCAAGGAGCAAGTCCTCAACGTACTATAAACCCTAAGTGCCAAAAGCTATGTCACATCTCATCCTTATCTCTGCCCCCTCAGGCTCTGGCAAAAGCACTGTCATCCAGCAACTCATGCAAGACGAGAGCCTGCGACTCTCCTTCAGCATATCCGCCACGAGCCGTCCGCCGCGAGGAAATGAGCAGCATGGTGTGGAGTACTACTTCTACACGCCCGAGCAGTTCAAGAAGTTGATCGCCGAGGATCGTCTCGTCGAGTATGTGGAGGTCTACCCCGGCAAGTACTACGGCACGCTCCGCAGCGAGGTCGATCGGCTAGCTAGTATGGGGCGCAACATCCTCTTTGACGTCGATGCCGTCGGGGCGATGCGCATCCAAGAGGCTTACAGAGACAAGGTGGTCAGCATCTTCCTCATGCCACCCACCTTTGCGGAGCTACGTCGCCGGCTAGAGTCACGAGGCACCGAGAGCCCCGAGCTAGTCGAGGAGCGCATGCGTCGAGCTTCGTATGAGATCAACTTTGCCGAGCAGTTTGACCACACCGTCGTCAACGACGACCTCAAGCTCTGCGTCTCGCAGGTCGCACAGATCATCCGCGACACGATCAGCAAGTAACTTACTCCACGCTCTACAAGCGAGTGCGCGCAGCGTAAGCCCGCTTTATCGACAAATAGAAGGCTCAGCCGTCCTTCCTGGATAGCTGAGCCTTCTGCCATTCGTATCGACTTGATCTAGTAGCACATACGAGTTCCAAAAATAGTTCCCCTCTTGGAACTTTTTAGTTCCAAGGGAAGAACTCTTCAGTTCCAGCGCAGGAACTTTTTAGTTCCAACGGGGGAACTTTTCAGTTCCAGCGGAGGAACCGTTCAGTCGATGGGTCTGTTTCTCTGCTCCGACTAGTTTTCCAAAAAGTTTCCAGCCTTGGAAAAATAAATTTCCAACGCTGGAAATTTTATTTTCCACCGTTGGAAAGTTCAGTTTCCACCGTTGGAAACTTTAGCCCCCCCGTATGAAACTGGAGTTTCACTCGATGGACCCGAGAGAAAAGGCGGATGAGACGACAAAAAGAGAGGAGACGCCGATGACGACATCTCCTCTCTTTGGGATTTAGTGGGGAGGTGTGATGCTCCTCACTCTGTATGTTGGCATTTACTGCCTAGTTAGTTGCCTTTTACTGTCTAGTTAGTTGGCATTTACTAGATGCGGTGCTATCTTCGTTTGCGGCTTTTATCGCTTGGGGAAGGTGGGCTGCGGATGCGCCTTGACCTCCTCCAGGAGTACGCGTACGGCTGCTTCTAGCTGACTATCGTGTCCCTCGAGGACGCGGTTGTAGTCGAGCGGTACCACGACATCGGGCTCGAGCTGCTTATTCTCGAGGAAGTCTCCCTGCTGGGTGCGATAACCTACGGCGGGGATGCCGAAGAAGAGCAGCGGGTTCTGCATGGTGACCCAGTTGACCGAGGTCATAGTGCCTGGTACTGGCATGCCGACGACCTTGCCCATGCCGAGGGTTTGGTAGACCCATGGAGAGCCGTGTGCATTGGAGTAGTCAGCCTCGCAGACGAGCATGACTGAGGGCTTGGTCCAGCGCTTGCTAGGCATCGTGCAGTAGTCCTGTCCGCGCACCTCTTGCTGCAGATAAGCCTTGCCACCGAAGAAGGTCTCGAGGTCTTCGTGCAGACGACCACCACCGTTGTAGCGGATGTCGATGACGATACCGTCGCATTGGTAGTACTTGCCCATCACCTCGCTATAGACGGTGCGGAACTCGTCATCGCCCATGCTCGGGATGTGTACATAGCCGAGACGACCATTAGAGAGACGCTGCACCTCAGCTTCGCGAGCCTTGACCCAGCGCTTGTAGAGTAGTCCCGAGAGCTTGCCCGAAGAGATCGGACGTACAGCCTCGGTGATTTCCTTTTGCTCCTTATTACTATAGAAGGTGACAGCCGTGAGCGTGCCGGTAGTGCCTGCGAGGAGGTCACGCCAGTCGGTGTGGTGGTCGATGCGTGTACCATTGATCGCAACGATCCGGTCGCCCGGCTGTAGCTTGGTCAGGTAGGTGTCAAAGGGACCTCCCGTAACGATCTCGTCGACGATGATCCCCTCGAGGGGTAGGGAGTACCAGTTGTAGAGTAGCCCTAGGCGTCCCGTAGCTGGCTCGCTAGAGCTCTGTCTGTAGCCTGAGCCTGTGTGCGATACGTTGAGCTCGCCTAGGATC
The sequence above is a segment of the Porphyromonas vaginalis genome. Coding sequences within it:
- a CDS encoding response regulator transcription factor, whose translation is MSLPCNEYDRLSPPAETRPRVDEALYQGLHPYVESAKALARLTYKSLYIIDYNKLNFLYISSNPLFLCGESVDEVMSEGYQFYYRHVPEEDLAFLERVNRAGFEFFKEIAVSERTDYTISYNFRIIPAESKEPLLINHQLTPLKLDSEGNIWLSLCLVSLAHTREVGEAYISAVNSGKRWRLSSKSGRWRQIEDLTLSEHEKAVISLAHQGLSVGEIAQIIHRSEDSVKGYRKALFQKLGVGNIAEAIAVATSRKLI
- a CDS encoding nucleotide exchange factor GrpE → MKKDNKKGGNCTEPQHIDPDQENQTKQETSEQACDAAAATETDTAAPECEETQKIAELQESLDKLNDQHLRMLAEYDNYRKRTLQEKSDLIKNGGERVLKELLPIVDDFELAVKHAHESKSEEDPIVEGLLLIYNKLIGFLEKQGVVMIEATGCPFDDNLHEAVAMIPAPTPEQKGQVIDCVRTGYMLHDKVLRHAHVVVGN
- the secA gene encoding preprotein translocase subunit SecA, producing MALSNIITKLFGSKSQRDLKEITPYIKKIKEVEPSIQALSDDALRDRTQQLRNEINEYVASERAEIAKLKEGIEDLDIDAREEAWSKIDKIEKDVLEKIEVKLDEILPTAFAIVKETARRFANNEQIVVTATQMDRDLSIDHDFVEIDGDKAIYHNHWVAGGNEITWDMVHYDVQLIGGVVLHKGKIAEMATGEGKTLVATLPVFLNALPGNGVHVVTVNDYLAKRDSEWMGPLYMFHGLSVDCIDKHKPNSEGRRKAYNADITFGTNNEFGFDYLRDNMATAPSDLVQRPHNYAIVDEVDSVLIDDARTPLIISGPTPQGEDQLFEEYLPNVEKVVNAQKDLVSKLLVEAKKKIGSEDKKEVDEGFLLLFRVFKGLPKYKPLIKYLSEPGIKASMLKTEEIYMAENMRQMHIVTDPLYFVIDEKMNSITLTDKGIEMLSKGAEDASFFVLPDIASQLAELEGEHLAPSEYAAKKDELITNYAIKSERVHTVNQLFKAYALFERDDQYVVMDNKVMIVDEQTGRLMDGRRYSDGLHQAIEAKERVKVEAATQTFATITLQNYFRMYHKLAGMTGTAETEAGEFWDIYKLDVVVIPTNRPVIRDDQNDRIYKTAREKYNAVIEEIERLIAAGRPVLVGTTSVDISELLSRMLSLRKIPHQVLNAKLHQKEADIVAQAGQAGTVTIATNMAGRGTDIKLSPEVREAGGLAIIGTERHESRRVDRQLRGRAGRQGDPGSSVFFISLEDHLMRLFASDRIASLMDRMGFGEGEALENKMLSNSVERAQKKVEENNFGIRKRLLEYDDVMNSQRKGIYEKRRHALMGERIGMDVLNMLYDVTEAIVNKNKEADDYEGFRDELLSVLAVETELTPEAFKSSHTNEVVDKTFETVYQALNHKGEKIATVAYPILHNLYETQGDKFKRIIIPITDGNKVYNIPCDLAEADRTEGKSIVKEFHKTIMLYTLDDAWKEHLREMDELRNSVQNASYENKDPLLIYKLESYDLFSAMLDGLNRKTATILTRGRIPLPADDETGSSLSVREAQTERRTDRSQYRETKDEIASQQEAQRQAGEAATQASQPKAQPIVKEQKIGRNDPCPCGSGKKYKNCHGRNA
- a CDS encoding alkaline phosphatase family protein translates to MRPIRYLLLTLSCLLPLALSAQRTRPDILVQIYVKGLRTDLLDSYRAGWGGNGLNGVMKQGTVAPDIRYPYPLLDEVAQLASLSAGAMPEIHGVYQAERYDAVTQRSESTFANRDYRGINSAEQLAPAGALRSELLTDVLRGSSQGDAIVYAIASRANDAIAVAGHDAEGAIWIDKHSGWWATTNFYGGLPALALKANNEQRMLGGRTTPTVWKPLSKGAKEGSFAHTFEGAWRMSDLLTSPFANDAITDLSKEFIRYAHKARHTSPTLIVMVLDLEVGARGVAYADYSPEQQDAYARLNEQVHQITALLQELYGADHYALNIVGVPVANLAQPKAPSRRSVVTFDPAKCIALANLYLSAIYGRNDWVMAYSHQTLHLNKKEIADKKVDMQDMSNNLATFVSEMEGVIGAIPAYQLQRGLSQPAWAKPLYSHSYRSYAGDVLLALAPFAEVAGEKPGVEQQRQRHVTAPFILMAPGVASQRLTEPISYDAVAPSLAYLLCVPQPMSADGTPLFILFNQK
- the dnaJ gene encoding molecular chaperone DnaJ, whose amino-acid sequence is MATKKDYYELLGVSRDASADEIKKAYRKQALKYHPDRNPGDKEAEEHFKEVAEAYDVLSDPDKKSRYDQFGHSGVDGAGGFGGFSGGGFTVDDIFSRFGDIFGGGFGDYFGGGGAGSGRVQRPVGSDLRVTVRLTLEEINSGVDKKLRVKKLIQCDGCHGQGTTESDGKRSCSTCGGAGVVYDVRNSIFGQMRTQTTCPTCGGAGEVVTKPCAKCHGKGVTKGEEVISFHIPAGVVGGMQLTLQGKGNAAPQDGIPGDLLVVIQEEQHKDFIRNGNDLIYNLLIPIHTAIRGGQVTVPTIDGSARLKIEPGTQPGKVLRMRGKGLPSVQGYGRGDLMVNVNVFIPQQTSAEDEKLIDQLAQSEHFNPTEADRQAIDKKYREMLE
- a CDS encoding DUF4105 domain-containing protein; the encoded protein is MVRMNALWARLTLLIASLCIALSSTASAQEPLSTDSLIGATADGYHRISILLCTPSQADAYTIYGHAAMRVRSLEDLEDDYVYNYGVFDFDQPGFYTKFIKGETDGYFVQQEPWDYFLYRYHAYGQNIYELELDLSPEQEEAIRSYLAWNIKEENKYYLYNFAFDNCATRPYSIVKQTLPKGWRIELPQVAKEESLRSLIDAYADYHPWYRLGTQLALGAPADTIMTVEDRLFLPMEMDRLLQQATIVSPTGTKPLVSNRIVYDTPTPAPQPVAHWWLEPVLWMSLLLVVSGVLCYLRRSRYWTLLWMTGYACAGCILSFLTFVSIHPCTDPNYNLLVFHPLLLLAWFALGRGGKAQSIARYFHSANALAVALYLILVACAVQTSSLPIILLALNSALLSVAYLTYSKRFTQRR